A genome region from Scleropages formosus chromosome 6, fSclFor1.1, whole genome shotgun sequence includes the following:
- the nt5c2l1 gene encoding 5'-nucleotidase, cytosolic II, like 1, whose product MGSISTESAVTADEPVRIAQETLQSRKLQAERPAKRDSLHRVFVNRSLTLENIRCYGFDMDYTLAMYKSPDYEEVGFELLRDRLVSIGYPHELLQYKYDPTFPTRGLVFDTMYGNLLKVDSHGNILLCAHGFTFLKGSEIQTYYPNRFIQRDNTDRFYILNTLFNLAETYLYACLVDFFSSCTRYINKLKGYRHGDLFMSFRSMFQDVRDAMDYVHDTGSLKEKTLKNLEKYVIKDPRLPLLLSRMKEVAKVFLATNSDYSYTEAIMTYLFDFPHGPKPGTPKRPWRSFFDLVVVDTRKPLFFAEGTVLRQVDTTTGKLRIGTYTGDLQHGTIYSGGSSDIVCELLGVKGKDILYVGDHIFGDILKSKKKQGWKTYLVVPELAKELQVWSEKNYLFEELKTLDVFLADLYKDLDSGSTELPDISAIQNRIKKLTHCMDMGYGKMGSLLRCGSRQTLFASQLMRYADLYASSCLNLLYYPFSYLFRAPPVLMPHESTMDLLPLDFPVSEKSVANHVLRLTDAKRKIVEQDTDSNDED is encoded by the exons ATGGGCAGCATTTCCACGGAAAGCGCCGTGACTGCGGACGAGCCCGTCCGGATCGCGCAGGAGACTCTCCAGAGCAGAAAGTTGCAGGCGGAGCGCCCGGCGAAACGGGACAGCCTGCACAG GGTGTTTGTCAACAGGAGTCTGACCCTGGAGAACATCAGATGCTATGGCTTTGACATGGACTACACCCTGGCTA TGTACAAATCCCCAGACTATGAGGAAGTGGGCTTTGAGCTTCTGAGGGACAGGCTGGTGTCCATCGGTTACCCACACGAACTACTGCAGTACAAGTACGACCCCACCTTCCCTACACG aGGCCTGGTGTTTGACACCATGTACGGCAACCTCCTGAAGGTGGATTCCCACGGTAACATCCTGCTGTGCGCGCACGGATTTACTTTCCTCAAAGG CTCAGAGATCCAGACATATTACCCAAACAGGTTCATACAAAGAGACAACACTGACCGTTTCTACATCCTCAACACCCTCTTCAACCTCGCAG AAACATACCTCTACGCCTGCCTTGTGGACTTCTTCAGCAGTTGCACCAGATATATAAA CAAATTGAAGGGCTACAGGCACGGAGACCTGTTCATGTCATTTCGAAGCATGTTCCAAGATGTGCGAGATGCCATGGACTATGTGCACGACACG GGCAGTCTCAAGGAGAAGACCTTGAAGAACCTGGAGAAGTATGTCATCAAAGAT CCACGCCTCCCGCTGCTGCTGAGCCGAATGAAGGAGGTGGCTAAAGTGTTCCTGGCCACTAACAGTGACTACAGctacacagag GCCATCATGACCTACTTATTCGATTTCCCCCATGGGCCCAAG CCCGGAACCCCAAAGCGCCCCTGGCGCTCCTTCTTCGACCTGGTTGTTGTGGATACCAGGAAACCGCTCTTCTTTGCAGAGGGGACTGTCTTGAGGCAGGTGGACACG ACCACGGGAAAGCTGCGCATTGGGACGTACACGGGTGACTTGCAGCACGGAACCATCTACTCTGGAG GCTCCTCTGACATTGTGTGTGAGCTGCTTGGGGTAAAGGGTAAGGACATCCTGTACGTGGGTGACCACATCTTTGGGGACATCCTGAAGTCGAAGAAGAAGCAGGGCTGGAAGACGTACCTGGTTGTGCCTGAGCTGGCCaaggagctgcaggtgtggtCGGAGAAGAACT ATCTATTCGAGGAGCTGAAGACTCTGGACGTCTTTCTAGCCGATCTCTACAA AGACCTGGACAGCGGTAGCACGGAGCTTCCGGACATCAGCGCCATCCAGAATAGAATCAAG AAGCTGACCCACTGCATGGACATGGGCTACGGGAAGATGGGCAGCCTGCTGCGCTGTGGCTCCCGCCAGACGCTCTTCGCCAGTCAGCTGATGCGCTACGCCGACTTGTACGCGTCTTCCTGCCTCAATCTGCTCTACTACCCGTTCAGCTACCTGTTCCGAGCACCGCCTGTCCTG ATGCCCCACGAGTCCACCATGGATCTGCTGCCCCTGGATTTCCCTGTGTCCGAAAAATCCGTGGCCAATCACGTGCTGAGGCTCACAGACGCTAAG AGAAAAATCGTGGAGCAAGACACAGACAGCAACGACGAGGATTGA
- the LOC108932862 gene encoding uncharacterized protein LOC108932862 isoform X2, with protein MNLYRNFGTLLETWLTDTISEDNSTEEPPQAPETLTPSKSAMGTDSQRTGMLLKSESEDSGLEEAPISPQGSEQSFSLARDSDLVDSEGPLSRAAPLPSSQVSCNQSQNIVERALQRTRQTSIGSRRKAFSLSFTNSWTLSFNFNERSGEQELPAVLTPQPLKNQHCQQEPKPNNERSEDEVKLSASPSHGWPSFGPTYLEQVCRLLEEIARLRARNQELEREKERLQEQQRSKDVTSSQYLHSGSKTGGQEPALKSRGYEFKHFSLKSKPSSDKVLRRSISDSNLSDCGIGNLMKQQQSESVGNLSMFSEVDKMSQTTAQKEKETHKTSSLKRTIWKKKDKQNKELDSQQTSPCEEQKSSQHLGLLFKKMSLKKP; from the exons ATGAACTTATACAGGAATTTTGGGACCCTTCTTGAGACTTGGTTGACAGACACTATTTCCGAAGATAACTCTACGGAAGAGCCCCCTCAGGCACCTGAAACCCTTACTCCCAGTAAGAGTGCCATGGGGACAGACTCCCAAAGGACTGGTATGCTGCTGAAGTCTGAATCGGAGGACTCCGGCTTGGAGGAAGCACCAATCAGTCCTCAGGGCTCAGAGCAGAGCTTCTCGTTGGCCAGAGACAGTGACCTGGTGGACAGTGAAGGCCCACTATCCCGAGCTGCCCCTTTACCCTCATCCCAAGTTTCCTGTAACCAGTCACAGAACATAGTGGAGCGGGCATTGCAGAGGACCAGGCAGACCAGCATCGGCAGCAGGAGGAAAGCCTTTTCCCTGTCTTTCACAAACTCTTGGACCTTGTCATTCAACTTCAATGAGAGATCAGGAGAGCAGGAACTACCTGCTGTTCTAACCCCTCAACCGCTGAAAAATCAGCATTGCCAACAGGAACCTAAACCCAACAACGAGAGGTCTGAG GATGAGGTGAAACTCTCGGCTTCCCCGTCCCATGGATGGCCCTCCTTTGGGCCGACGTACCTGGAGCAGGTCTGTAGGCTCCTGGAGGAGATCGCAAGGCTGCGGGCCAGGAACCAAGAactggagagagagaaagagaggttGCAAGAGCAACAGAGGAGCAAG GATGTGACGTCCAGCCAGTATCTCCATAGTGGCAGCAAAACCGGCGGTCAAGAGCCAGCACTGAAGAGTCGTGGGTATGAGTTCAAGCACTTTTCATTGAAGAGCAAACCATCCTCTGATAAAGTCCTGCGACGCTCCATCTCCGACTCAAATCTCAGCGATTGCGGCATTG GGAACCTGatgaagcagcagcagtctGAGAGCGTTGGGAACCTGAGCATGTTTTCAGAGGTGGACAAGATGAGCCAGACCACAGCCCAGAAG GAGAAGGAAACTCACAAGACCAGCAGCCTAAAGAGGactatatggaaaaaaaaggacaagCAAAACAAGGAGTTGGACAg TCAACAAACATCACCTTGCGAAGAACAAAAATCCAGCCAACATCTTGGACTGCTGTTCAAGAAGATGTCCTTGAAAAAGCCCTAA
- the LOC108932862 gene encoding uncharacterized protein LOC108932862 isoform X1: MNLYRNFGTLLETWLTDTISEDNSTEEPPQAPETLTPSKSAMGTDSQRTGMLLKSESEDSGLEEAPISPQGSEQSFSLARDSDLVDSEGPLSRAAPLPSSQVSCNQSQNIVERALQRTRQTSIGSRRKAFSLSFTNSWTLSFNFNERSGEQELPAVLTPQPLKNQHCQQEPKPNNERSEDQTQRQAWQLQLEAATISIPQDEVKLSASPSHGWPSFGPTYLEQVCRLLEEIARLRARNQELEREKERLQEQQRSKDVTSSQYLHSGSKTGGQEPALKSRGYEFKHFSLKSKPSSDKVLRRSISDSNLSDCGIGNLMKQQQSESVGNLSMFSEVDKMSQTTAQKEKETHKTSSLKRTIWKKKDKQNKELDSQQTSPCEEQKSSQHLGLLFKKMSLKKP, translated from the exons ATGAACTTATACAGGAATTTTGGGACCCTTCTTGAGACTTGGTTGACAGACACTATTTCCGAAGATAACTCTACGGAAGAGCCCCCTCAGGCACCTGAAACCCTTACTCCCAGTAAGAGTGCCATGGGGACAGACTCCCAAAGGACTGGTATGCTGCTGAAGTCTGAATCGGAGGACTCCGGCTTGGAGGAAGCACCAATCAGTCCTCAGGGCTCAGAGCAGAGCTTCTCGTTGGCCAGAGACAGTGACCTGGTGGACAGTGAAGGCCCACTATCCCGAGCTGCCCCTTTACCCTCATCCCAAGTTTCCTGTAACCAGTCACAGAACATAGTGGAGCGGGCATTGCAGAGGACCAGGCAGACCAGCATCGGCAGCAGGAGGAAAGCCTTTTCCCTGTCTTTCACAAACTCTTGGACCTTGTCATTCAACTTCAATGAGAGATCAGGAGAGCAGGAACTACCTGCTGTTCTAACCCCTCAACCGCTGAAAAATCAGCATTGCCAACAGGAACCTAAACCCAACAACGAGAGGTCTGAG GATCAGACCCAGAGACAAGCGTGGCAGTTGCAGCTTGAAGCAGCAACGATCTCCATCCCCCAGGATGAGGTGAAACTCTCGGCTTCCCCGTCCCATGGATGGCCCTCCTTTGGGCCGACGTACCTGGAGCAGGTCTGTAGGCTCCTGGAGGAGATCGCAAGGCTGCGGGCCAGGAACCAAGAactggagagagagaaagagaggttGCAAGAGCAACAGAGGAGCAAG GATGTGACGTCCAGCCAGTATCTCCATAGTGGCAGCAAAACCGGCGGTCAAGAGCCAGCACTGAAGAGTCGTGGGTATGAGTTCAAGCACTTTTCATTGAAGAGCAAACCATCCTCTGATAAAGTCCTGCGACGCTCCATCTCCGACTCAAATCTCAGCGATTGCGGCATTG GGAACCTGatgaagcagcagcagtctGAGAGCGTTGGGAACCTGAGCATGTTTTCAGAGGTGGACAAGATGAGCCAGACCACAGCCCAGAAG GAGAAGGAAACTCACAAGACCAGCAGCCTAAAGAGGactatatggaaaaaaaaggacaagCAAAACAAGGAGTTGGACAg TCAACAAACATCACCTTGCGAAGAACAAAAATCCAGCCAACATCTTGGACTGCTGTTCAAGAAGATGTCCTTGAAAAAGCCCTAA